Within the Staphylococcus warneri genome, the region ATTAAATCAATGTTATCGATTAAGGAGGAATTCATTATGAGACAATTAAACGTAGAAGTATTTGCTGACGGTGCAGATATCGAAGAAATGAAAGCAGCATACAAAAACAAACAGGTTGATGGATTTACAACTAATCCTAGTTTAATGGCAAAAGCTGGCGTAACAGATTATAAAGCATTTGCTGAAGAAGCAGTGAGAGAAATTCCGGATGCTTCAATTTCATTTGAAGTATTCGCAGATGATTTAGAAACAATGGAAAAAGAAGCTGAAATCTTAAAACAATATGGTGATAATGTATTTGTTAAAATTCCTATTGTTACAACTGATGGTACGTCTACCATTCCATTAATTAAAGCTTTATCAGCTAAACAAGTAAGACTGAATGTAACTGCTGTTTATACGATTGAACAAGTTAAACAAATTACTGAAGCTGTAACTGAAGGGGT harbors:
- a CDS encoding transaldolase; translation: MRQLNVEVFADGADIEEMKAAYKNKQVDGFTTNPSLMAKAGVTDYKAFAEEAVREIPDASISFEVFADDLETMEKEAEILKQYGDNVFVKIPIVTTDGTSTIPLIKALSAKQVRLNVTAVYTIEQVKQITEAVTEGVPTYVSVFAGRIADTGVDPLPLMKEAVEITHSKKGVKLLWASCRELFNVMQADEIGADIITCPADVVKKVNNNLGRDVEGLSIDTVKGFAKDIQSSGLSIL